In Rhinoderma darwinii isolate aRhiDar2 chromosome 9, aRhiDar2.hap1, whole genome shotgun sequence, the following are encoded in one genomic region:
- the ZNF319 gene encoding zinc finger protein 319: MSEGWAPAAAPPASLQPSQQQPPQHPIALGEHPIADPASADNPLGCAVYGILVQPDLGIQHPPLPPAEPLHKCGLCGHDLTQLVNPQEHHCMPSAGQDRSFQCTQCLKIFHQATDLLEHQCTQVEQKPFVCGVCKMGFSLLTSLAQHHTAHNGTMLKCSICEKTYKSPEADRACLPTATPPLPSAASHDRPFICTLCHKPFKHLSELSRHERVHTGEKPYKCTLCDKSFSQSSHLVHHKRTHSSERPYKCTVCEKSFKHRSHLLRHMYAHSGEQLFQCQTCQLRFKESSQLLHHPCTPAGERPFCCSACQKTFRRPSDLRQHERTHSEERPFHCELCQMRFKQQYALMRHRRTHKAEEPDNCTLCEKGLAFSQHGAESIFKCNACQQGFHQSQDLLRHKCGGSSAERPFQCNVCHKNYKRSSALQKHQAAHCSEKPLRCTACERRFFSSSEFVQHRCDPARDKPLKCPDCEKRFKYASDLQRHRRVHTGEKPYKCLSCDKRFKQREHLNKHQSVHNREQHYKCLWCGERFHELSHLQEHSAEHGAQHTAERTFQVAACLP, from the coding sequence ATGTCGGAGGGGTGGGCTCCTGCAGCGGCCCCTCCTGCCTCCTTGCAGCCCTCTCAGCAGCAACCTCCGCAGCATCCCATCGCTCTCGGCGAGCATCCCATTGCTGACCCGGCCTCCGCCGACAATCCATTGGGTTGCGCTGTCTATGGCATTCTAGTGCAACCCGATCTTGGGATCCAGCATCCTCCTTTACCCCCTGCTGAGCCTCTACACAAGTGTGGGCTGTGTGGGCATGACCTGACCCAACTGGTCAACCCGCAGGAACATCATTGCATGCCCTCCGCCGGCCAGGACCGCTCCTTCCAATGCACCCAGTGTCTGAAGATCTTTCATCAGGCAACCGACCTCCTGGAGCACCAGTGCACGCAGGTGGAGCAGAAGCCTTTTGTCTGTGGAGTTTGCAAAATGGGTTTCTCCCTGTTGACCTCGTTGGCTCAGCATCACACGGCCCACAATGGCACCATGTTGAAATGTTCCATCTGTGAGAAGACCTACAAGTCCCCGGAGGCTGATAGAGCGTGTTTACCCACCGCAACACCCCCCTTACCAAGCGCAGCCTCCCATGACCGACCCTTTATCTGCACGCTGTGTCACAAGCCATTCAAGCACCTTTCAGAACTGTCCCGCCACGAACGTGTCCACACTGGTGAGAAGCCGTACAAGTGCACGCTGTGTGACAAGAGCTTCAGCCAGTCCTCACACCTGGTGCACCACAAGCGCACGCACAGCTCAGAGCGCCCCTACAAGTGCACCGTGTGTGAGAAAAGTTTCAAGCATCGCTCGCACCTCCTGCGGCACATGTACGCCCACTCAGGAGAGCAGCTTTTCCAGTGCCAGACGTGCCAGCTACGCTTTAAGGAATCTTCTCAGTTACTGCATCACCCGTGCACGCCAGCTGGGGAGCGGCCATTCTGCTGCAGTGCCTGTCAGAAAACATTCCGGCGGCCATCGGACCTGCGACAGCATGAGCGGACGCACAGCGAGGAACGCCCGTTCCACTGTGAACTGTGTCAGATGCGGTTTAAGCAGCAATACGCGCTCATGAGGCACCGGCGCACGCACAAAGCCGAGGAGCCCGACAATTGCACCTTGTGTGAGAAAGGCCTGGCGTTCAGTCAGCACGGGGCCGAGAGCATCTTCAAGTGCAACGCCTGCCAGCAGGGCTTCCACCAGTCACAGGACTTGTTACGGCACAAGTGCGGTGGAAGCAGCGCGGAGCGACCTTTCCAGTGTAACGTCTGTCACAAGAACTACAAGCGCTCCTCCGCCCTGCAGAAGCACCAGGCGGCGCACTGCTCAGAGAAGCCGCTGCGATGTACGGCCTGCGAGCGCCGCTTCTTTTCCTCGTCAGAGTTTGTGCAGCATCGCTGCGACCCAGCCAGGGACAAACCTCTCAAATGTCCGGACTGTGAGAAACGATTCAAATACGCGTCTGATCTGCAGAGACATCGACGGGTGCACACGGGGGAGAAGCCCTACAAGTGCCTGTCCTGCGACAAAAGGTTCAAACAAAGGGAACATCTGAACAAACATCAGAGCGTGCACAACCGAGAGCAGCATTACAAGTGTCTGTGGTGCGGGGAGCGTTTCCATGAGCTGAGTCATCTTCAGGAGCACAGCGCGGAGCACGGCGCGCAGCACACGGCAGAGCGCACCTTCCAGGTGGCCGCATGTCTGCCCTGA